From Granulicella cerasi, a single genomic window includes:
- the bcsA gene encoding UDP-forming cellulose synthase catalytic subunit, with protein sequence MTRSPLWREFESGEGFLLKALRFLILGGGVLFLMFTGGLPLTWPQQAVLGLLLVLVAIWIDRSSNSYLITLTLMLLSVFSTFRYGFWRIFTVYKFFFDPDTAQTWTWLDAFFILLLVGAEAYAFLILALGYIQTIWPLRRTPVPLPEDPELWPAVDLLIPTYNEPLNVVRYTALAAMNIDWPAEKLNVYILDDGKREEFRAFAEEAGIGYMTRDDNKHAKAGNINRALKRLDAPFVAIFDSDHIPTRSFLQLTMGWFGRDKKLGMLQTPHHFYSPDPFERNLDQFRVIPNEGELFYGVVQDGNDFWNATFFCGSCAVMRREALDEVGGIAVETVTEDAHTSLRMQSNGWNTAYINIPQAAGLATERLSGHVKQRIRWARGMIQILRTDNPLLLPGLSAAQRLCYFNAMTHFLYALPRLIFLTAPLIYLILGHTNVPGYWAAIFAYAFPHLVLSNMTNSRIQGQHRHSFWNEIYETVLAPYIFLPTMLALVNPKLGSFNVTAKGGVVNRSYFDTRIAQPFLVMLFLNCVGLLCAIPRYIKFPFVTAPHPIDWIVNIPANMWDGTHPGTIVMNVLWTFFNIMILGVATAVAWESQQRRTTVRVSMAVPAGVVLADGSAIQGVTADLSSGGCMMECDGPVNVAIGDAVRVVFPVLDGDAVLPATIVGLEDGRVLRAQFDPLTIQEEEALTMVLYSRADTWLGWGEAREADRPLHSLWRILLLSVHGLRRTARGMMQKRSNSPKGKLATSITPMLLLALLLPGLHVAHAQVLAPRSVAADGGVAGPNMVTALNPAAALVPTDGAPARAVPAGQFDNVFTLGDIGVPDTIVLRGVDAYHSVYFSVPQTQVVKTATLKLNYHFSPGLLPMISHLKVSLNGTLFATIPVTQQAQAPAGDLTSSQKLNSVRVENNAMLSVNLAMPSEMLVHNNELTFEFVGHYTMDCEDPSHSTLWSHVDTTSTLELAGSLLPLQNDLKMLPLPFYDSSVNLHPSIPIVFMSQPSPRALEAAGIMASWFGVLTDYRPARFPVSFGTIPQGNVIVICDDPSKLPTSLSIGGSAGPTVAMRTNPNDPYSKVLVLTGDNADDLVTAARVLTLSPEGALAGDIQRLTLTEAPKKSEPDSAPRWLRTDKLVRLEDITKGNDLQGDGSVPVNIFMRVPPDLYYSNKGALAFQMDYRYNGVPLADESTLQMFMNGAYVSSPPLPHTDTASKDLHTVIPIPVVDMRPFSNSLTAKFVFQLAVKGKCQDTAPMNLQGAILKSSYLDLRGIPHWARLPDLELFSNAGFPFTRRADLSDTAVVMPSAPGLEEIELYLTMMGHFGAQTGYPVLNVTVTDADGMKDGRDYLVMGTMDDQPAIGKLNDTLPVRIDNGGLRVQDTQGYFDPLQHAWWKVKSSDHIESGKLSTQGGMPDAIIEGIEWPRGSGHSTVLVALRDKSIAANFMSVFLKTSQSSDISQTVSVLAGNRFASYRIGNQNYHVGYLNPFVRLWLLFSEFPWLVVLAAAVLCFLMAALLRAMLRRNARRRLQANS encoded by the coding sequence ATGACGAGATCTCCCCTGTGGAGAGAGTTTGAGTCCGGCGAAGGATTCTTGCTCAAGGCGCTCAGGTTTCTGATCCTGGGCGGCGGTGTTTTGTTTCTGATGTTTACCGGCGGACTGCCGCTGACGTGGCCGCAACAGGCCGTGCTCGGTTTGCTGCTCGTGCTGGTCGCGATCTGGATTGATCGCAGTTCGAACTCGTACTTGATCACGCTGACACTGATGCTGCTCAGCGTGTTTTCTACGTTCCGCTACGGCTTCTGGCGTATTTTCACGGTCTACAAGTTCTTCTTCGATCCTGACACCGCGCAGACGTGGACATGGCTGGATGCGTTTTTCATCCTGCTGCTGGTGGGCGCGGAAGCCTATGCCTTTTTGATCCTTGCGCTGGGCTACATTCAGACGATCTGGCCACTGCGTCGCACGCCGGTGCCGCTGCCGGAAGATCCTGAACTCTGGCCCGCAGTTGACCTGCTGATTCCGACCTACAACGAGCCGCTGAACGTGGTGCGTTACACCGCGCTGGCTGCGATGAACATCGATTGGCCGGCCGAAAAGCTGAACGTCTACATCCTCGACGACGGCAAGCGCGAAGAGTTCCGTGCGTTCGCGGAAGAGGCTGGCATCGGGTACATGACGCGTGACGATAACAAGCACGCGAAGGCTGGCAATATCAACCGCGCGCTGAAGCGTCTCGATGCACCGTTTGTCGCGATCTTCGACTCGGACCACATCCCTACGCGCTCGTTCCTGCAGCTGACGATGGGCTGGTTTGGCCGCGACAAGAAGCTAGGCATGTTGCAGACGCCGCATCACTTCTACTCGCCGGATCCCTTCGAGCGTAACCTCGACCAGTTCCGCGTGATCCCGAACGAAGGCGAACTCTTCTACGGTGTCGTGCAGGACGGTAACGACTTCTGGAACGCCACCTTCTTCTGCGGCTCGTGCGCTGTGATGCGTCGCGAGGCGCTGGACGAGGTTGGCGGCATCGCCGTGGAGACCGTCACCGAAGATGCGCACACCTCGCTGCGTATGCAGTCGAACGGCTGGAACACGGCGTACATCAACATTCCGCAGGCAGCCGGTCTTGCGACGGAGCGTCTGAGTGGCCATGTGAAGCAGCGTATTCGCTGGGCGCGCGGCATGATCCAGATTCTGCGCACGGACAATCCGCTGCTCTTGCCGGGGCTCTCGGCCGCGCAGCGTCTCTGCTACTTCAACGCGATGACGCACTTCCTGTACGCGTTGCCGCGCCTGATCTTCCTGACCGCACCGCTGATCTACCTGATCCTTGGTCATACGAACGTTCCGGGCTACTGGGCGGCGATCTTCGCGTATGCGTTCCCGCATCTTGTGCTTTCGAACATGACGAACTCGCGCATTCAAGGCCAGCATCGTCACTCGTTCTGGAACGAAATTTACGAAACGGTTCTTGCGCCTTACATCTTCCTCCCGACGATGCTCGCGCTGGTGAATCCGAAGCTCGGCAGCTTCAACGTGACGGCAAAGGGTGGCGTGGTCAATCGCTCGTACTTTGACACGCGGATCGCGCAGCCGTTCCTCGTCATGCTGTTTCTGAACTGCGTGGGCTTGCTCTGTGCCATCCCCCGCTACATCAAGTTCCCGTTCGTCACGGCGCCTCATCCGATCGACTGGATCGTGAACATCCCCGCAAACATGTGGGATGGCACCCATCCCGGAACGATTGTGATGAACGTACTGTGGACGTTCTTCAACATCATGATTCTTGGCGTGGCCACGGCTGTTGCGTGGGAAAGCCAGCAGCGCCGCACGACAGTACGTGTCTCGATGGCCGTGCCGGCTGGCGTGGTGCTTGCTGACGGCAGCGCAATCCAGGGCGTTACTGCTGATCTCTCAAGCGGCGGCTGCATGATGGAATGCGATGGTCCGGTGAACGTGGCCATCGGTGACGCTGTACGCGTGGTGTTCCCGGTGTTGGATGGTGACGCTGTGCTGCCGGCAACGATTGTGGGCCTTGAAGATGGGCGCGTGTTGCGCGCTCAGTTTGATCCATTGACGATCCAGGAAGAGGAAGCGCTGACTATGGTGCTGTATTCGCGAGCCGATACTTGGCTGGGATGGGGTGAAGCCCGTGAAGCCGATCGCCCGCTGCATAGCCTTTGGCGAATTTTGTTGCTCTCCGTGCATGGCCTGCGCCGTACCGCGCGCGGCATGATGCAGAAGCGTTCCAACTCGCCGAAGGGCAAGCTGGCCACGAGCATCACGCCGATGCTACTGCTCGCACTGCTGCTGCCGGGTCTGCATGTGGCTCACGCGCAGGTGCTCGCACCGCGCTCTGTCGCTGCTGACGGCGGTGTCGCCGGACCGAACATGGTCACGGCTCTGAACCCTGCCGCGGCGCTGGTTCCTACCGATGGCGCGCCTGCCCGCGCTGTTCCTGCGGGTCAGTTCGATAACGTCTTCACGCTCGGCGACATCGGCGTGCCGGACACGATCGTGCTGCGCGGCGTGGACGCGTATCACTCGGTTTACTTCTCAGTGCCGCAGACGCAGGTCGTCAAGACGGCGACGCTGAAGCTGAACTATCACTTCTCGCCGGGCTTGCTGCCGATGATCTCTCATCTGAAGGTGAGCCTCAACGGCACGTTGTTTGCGACGATCCCTGTCACGCAGCAGGCCCAGGCGCCTGCTGGCGATCTCACCTCTTCGCAGAAGCTCAACTCCGTTCGCGTTGAAAACAACGCGATGCTCTCAGTGAATCTTGCGATGCCGTCGGAGATGCTTGTCCATAACAACGAACTCACCTTCGAGTTCGTCGGCCACTACACGATGGACTGCGAGGACCCTTCGCACTCGACGCTGTGGTCGCATGTGGATACGACGTCGACTCTGGAACTCGCAGGTTCGCTGCTGCCACTGCAGAACGATCTGAAGATGCTGCCGTTGCCGTTCTATGACTCGTCGGTGAACCTGCATCCTTCGATTCCCATCGTCTTCATGTCTCAGCCTTCGCCGCGCGCCCTGGAAGCGGCTGGCATCATGGCTTCGTGGTTCGGTGTGCTTACGGATTATCGCCCCGCGCGTTTCCCCGTAAGCTTTGGCACGATCCCACAGGGCAACGTCATCGTGATCTGCGATGATCCGTCCAAGTTGCCGACCAGTTTGAGCATCGGCGGAAGCGCTGGCCCGACGGTGGCGATGCGCACGAACCCGAACGACCCCTACTCGAAGGTGCTGGTGCTGACAGGCGACAATGCCGACGATCTTGTGACGGCGGCGCGTGTGCTTACGCTCAGCCCGGAAGGCGCTCTGGCAGGAGACATTCAACGCCTCACACTGACCGAAGCTCCGAAGAAGAGTGAGCCGGATTCTGCTCCGCGCTGGTTGCGTACGGACAAGCTCGTCCGCCTCGAAGACATCACCAAGGGCAACGACCTGCAGGGCGATGGCAGCGTGCCGGTGAACATCTTCATGCGCGTTCCGCCGGACCTCTACTACAGCAACAAGGGCGCGCTCGCGTTCCAGATGGACTACCGATACAACGGTGTTCCGCTGGCCGACGAATCCACGCTGCAGATGTTCATGAACGGCGCGTACGTTTCTTCACCGCCGCTGCCGCACACCGATACGGCTTCGAAGGACCTGCATACAGTGATCCCGATTCCCGTGGTGGACATGCGTCCGTTCTCGAACTCGCTCACTGCAAAGTTTGTCTTCCAACTCGCGGTGAAGGGCAAGTGCCAGGACACCGCGCCGATGAACCTGCAGGGTGCGATCCTCAAGAGCTCGTACCTCGATCTCCGCGGCATCCCGCACTGGGCACGTCTGCCGGATCTGGAACTCTTCTCGAACGCGGGCTTCCCGTTCACGCGTCGTGCTGATCTTTCGGACACCGCCGTCGTGATGCCCAGCGCTCCAGGACTGGAAGAGATCGAACTCTACCTGACGATGATGGGCCACTTCGGCGCGCAGACCGGCTACCCGGTGCTGAACGTCACGGTGACCGACGCCGACGGCATGAAGGACGGTCGCGACTACCTCGTCATGGGTACGATGGATGATCAGCCTGCGATCGGCAAGCTGAACGACACGCTACCTGTACGTATCGACAATGGCGGTCTTCGCGTGCAGGACACGCAGGGCTACTTCGATCCGCTGCAGCACGCCTGGTGGAAGGTGAAGAGCTCGGACCACATTGAGAGCGGCAAGCTCTCCACGCAGGGCGGCATGCCGGACGCGATCATCGAGGGCATCGAATGGCCGCGCGGTTCGGGGCACTCGACGGTGCTCGTGGCTCTGCGCGACAAGTCGATCGCGGCGAACTTCATGTCGGTATTCCTGAAGACCTCGCAGTCGTCCGATATCTCGCAGACGGTGAGCGTGCTGGCAGGGAACCGCTTCGCCAGCTACCGTATCGGCAACCAGAACTACCATGTGGGCTACCTGAACCCGTTCGTGCGCCTCTGGCTGCTCTTCTCGGAGTTCCCGTGGCTGGTCGTTCTGGCTGCGGCTGTGCTCTGCTTCCTGATGGCGGCTCTGCTGCGCGCTATGCTGCGCCGCAACGCACGCCGTCGCCTGCAAGCAAACTCGTAA
- a CDS encoding glycosyltransferase family 9 protein yields the protein MPDSKTKRVLLYRLGSLGDHLIAIPCYRQARRAFPNAEMRLLTNIPVAAKAAAAEAVLGNSGLVDGFETYVVGERSPLALLKLMWRIRRYGADTMVYLAGPRGMKAAERDRAFFRLCGIKRIIGLPLTEDEQKNRLLRTEADGKPLYEAEADRLARCVAAELGDPVTSDPANFAPGLTAAERAEADALLAPLAGRSFFAFSIGTKSQANHWGLDRWTSFFRQWASEHPESGLVVLGAPNEAAESEEVAAAWREGAGGKALNLCGASSPRVSAAVMERARMFFGHDSGPGHLAASVATPVMSIFSSRNVPGQWYPFGRHVRVLQHWVSCGACGLEVCTVEGKRCILSISVDEALAAARTHLMDTAILERRP from the coding sequence ATGCCGGACTCGAAGACAAAGCGTGTGCTGCTCTATCGCCTCGGTTCGCTGGGCGATCATCTCATTGCGATTCCTTGCTACAGGCAGGCGCGTCGCGCGTTTCCCAACGCAGAGATGCGTCTGTTGACGAACATCCCTGTCGCGGCGAAGGCCGCTGCCGCAGAAGCTGTGCTGGGCAACTCCGGTCTTGTCGATGGCTTCGAGACCTACGTGGTGGGCGAGCGCAGCCCGTTGGCGCTGCTGAAGCTGATGTGGCGCATCCGTCGCTATGGCGCGGACACGATGGTGTATCTCGCAGGACCACGCGGCATGAAGGCCGCAGAGCGCGATCGCGCCTTCTTTCGGCTATGCGGCATCAAGCGCATCATCGGGCTTCCGCTGACCGAGGACGAGCAGAAGAACCGCTTGCTGCGCACCGAGGCGGACGGCAAGCCGCTCTATGAAGCCGAGGCAGATCGTCTTGCGCGGTGTGTGGCAGCGGAGTTGGGCGATCCTGTGACGAGCGATCCGGCGAACTTTGCTCCTGGGCTGACGGCGGCGGAACGCGCCGAGGCCGACGCGCTGCTTGCGCCGCTGGCAGGGCGCTCCTTCTTTGCGTTCAGCATCGGAACGAAATCCCAGGCGAACCACTGGGGGCTTGACCGCTGGACGAGCTTCTTTCGCCAGTGGGCGAGCGAGCACCCTGAGAGCGGTCTCGTCGTACTCGGCGCGCCGAATGAAGCGGCCGAGAGCGAAGAGGTCGCTGCCGCGTGGCGCGAAGGCGCTGGCGGTAAGGCATTGAATCTATGCGGCGCATCCTCTCCGCGGGTGTCTGCGGCGGTGATGGAGCGGGCGCGGATGTTCTTCGGGCACGACAGCGGGCCGGGGCACCTGGCGGCCTCGGTGGCGACGCCGGTCATGAGTATCTTCTCCTCACGGAACGTGCCCGGGCAGTGGTATCCGTTCGGTCGCCATGTGCGGGTGTTGCAGCATTGGGTGTCGTGCGGAGCGTGCGGGCTGGAGGTCTGCACTGTTGAGGGCAAGCGCTGCATTCTGTCGATCTCGGTGGACGAGGCTCTGGCGGCAGCGCGCACGCATCTCATGGATACAGCTATCCTAGAAAGACGGCCATGA
- a CDS encoding cellulose synthase operon protein YhjQ/BcsQ: MEKEPSELVEGALPGDTPEDVAVLYAWANLQGAKYRDFSASRREYRAQMRLRAAEEQRQAESLAQREAEVAASEAEKAAREAEEAARLHEEAARKAAEAQQKKDTEQQHEAKNRAQRQAEEMSRIAASERIEAARRAEAVAAAEAAARREAREMEDARVSAERQAQRYAASDVRRRAVSGSNVVGGRISDPYIDKAHQLPGRVYHQPSVPDEDMMPVRHSQSRVIVPQLRSTTGIDPVAAEVKAPTSLSEAAIVAARGTRAIEREPKENPQAAPDTFFEKPRPARQAVSEGSTTVIPIAPRSQQFPPALSSLSSPDAPIARPAASQASRSLIVTPSVSKAEYGTSGFVPVAPAPIQAADDTLNTSRTSSILGLDMSPVEHDPSEIVPVAQPRPSTRTRTASRNDLFAAEMEQAPSKLSSGKVPVAQPVVTAEENDSPGQRAYLQAKAEAQAKADAALAQARRVRGYQPDEASGFFAAYGSARERVANAPSSGAIDITPVPAWIERSDLPREDAPKGARVGSAIPSSDSLQRSRERVASRWYALKGVFDYGVQEQMAEKAAEEEARSREVPLVAVFSLAGGVGKTSLVASLARALSATGETILLADTTSHGLLPFYFGASELLPEKMRRFSPPSGSNDAPICMISYDVMHKSGDPASQEWFSKEIAQRTADTSRAIFDLTAVTPWVARRLAQMNATVLVPLAPDMNSVISLGAIEKFFAEIKDGQGKKVEPVYLLNRFDATQRLHLDVREVMRQQLGDRLLPFVIRRAASVPEALAEGMTVMDYATDSSVAEDYRNLAAWLKAQKAPAVHAQKTARWSEQ; the protein is encoded by the coding sequence ATGGAAAAGGAACCATCCGAACTCGTAGAGGGTGCGCTGCCCGGTGATACGCCGGAAGACGTCGCCGTTCTCTACGCCTGGGCGAATCTCCAGGGGGCCAAATATCGCGATTTCTCCGCATCACGCCGCGAGTACCGCGCGCAGATGCGCCTTCGTGCCGCCGAAGAACAGCGTCAGGCCGAGTCTCTAGCGCAACGTGAAGCAGAAGTGGCTGCGTCCGAAGCTGAGAAGGCGGCTCGAGAAGCCGAAGAAGCCGCACGCCTGCACGAAGAAGCCGCCCGCAAGGCCGCCGAAGCGCAGCAGAAGAAAGATACCGAACAGCAGCACGAAGCCAAGAATCGCGCCCAGCGTCAGGCCGAAGAGATGAGCCGCATTGCGGCCTCCGAGCGTATCGAAGCCGCTCGACGCGCCGAAGCTGTAGCTGCAGCGGAAGCCGCGGCTCGGCGTGAAGCACGCGAGATGGAAGATGCGCGCGTCTCCGCCGAGCGGCAGGCGCAGCGTTATGCCGCGTCGGACGTGCGTCGCCGTGCGGTTTCCGGCTCGAACGTGGTCGGCGGACGCATCTCTGACCCCTATATCGATAAGGCGCACCAGTTGCCTGGCCGCGTTTATCACCAGCCTTCCGTGCCCGACGAAGACATGATGCCGGTGCGTCACTCGCAGTCGCGTGTGATCGTGCCGCAGCTTCGCAGCACCACGGGAATCGACCCTGTCGCCGCCGAAGTGAAGGCCCCGACCAGCTTGTCAGAGGCGGCGATCGTCGCCGCGCGCGGAACCCGCGCCATCGAGCGGGAGCCGAAGGAGAATCCGCAGGCGGCGCCCGATACGTTCTTCGAAAAGCCCCGCCCGGCGCGCCAGGCTGTTTCTGAAGGCTCGACGACGGTGATTCCAATCGCTCCGCGCTCACAACAGTTTCCTCCGGCGCTCTCTTCGCTTTCCTCTCCTGATGCGCCGATCGCGCGCCCGGCAGCTTCGCAGGCTTCGCGTTCCTTGATCGTCACGCCGTCCGTGTCGAAGGCGGAGTACGGCACATCCGGTTTCGTGCCCGTCGCTCCTGCGCCGATTCAGGCCGCGGATGACACGCTGAACACTTCGCGCACCAGCTCGATTCTCGGTCTGGATATGTCGCCGGTAGAGCATGATCCGTCGGAGATCGTGCCGGTAGCGCAGCCGCGCCCGAGCACGCGCACACGCACGGCCTCACGCAACGACCTTTTCGCTGCGGAAATGGAGCAGGCTCCGTCGAAGCTGAGTTCGGGCAAGGTTCCGGTGGCGCAGCCCGTCGTTACCGCAGAAGAGAACGATTCTCCCGGCCAGCGTGCGTACCTGCAGGCGAAGGCCGAGGCGCAGGCGAAGGCGGATGCCGCCCTGGCGCAGGCGCGCCGTGTTCGCGGCTATCAGCCGGATGAGGCAAGCGGCTTCTTCGCAGCTTATGGCAGCGCTCGTGAGCGCGTAGCCAATGCGCCTTCGTCGGGTGCGATCGACATTACGCCGGTGCCGGCATGGATCGAGCGTTCGGACCTGCCGCGCGAGGACGCTCCCAAGGGCGCTCGCGTCGGTTCGGCCATCCCTTCTTCGGACAGCCTGCAGCGCTCCCGCGAACGCGTGGCGTCGCGCTGGTACGCGCTGAAGGGCGTCTTCGATTATGGCGTGCAGGAGCAGATGGCCGAGAAGGCTGCCGAAGAGGAAGCCCGCTCGCGCGAGGTTCCGCTGGTAGCCGTGTTCTCGCTCGCAGGCGGGGTAGGGAAGACCAGCCTCGTCGCTTCACTCGCGCGTGCGCTTTCCGCGACCGGTGAGACGATTCTGCTGGCGGACACGACCTCGCATGGCTTGCTGCCGTTCTACTTTGGCGCAAGCGAGCTGCTTCCGGAAAAGATGCGCCGCTTCTCGCCGCCGTCGGGTTCCAACGATGCGCCGATCTGCATGATCAGCTATGACGTCATGCACAAGTCCGGCGACCCGGCCTCGCAGGAGTGGTTTTCCAAGGAGATCGCACAGCGCACGGCAGACACTTCGCGTGCGATCTTTGACCTGACTGCGGTCACGCCCTGGGTCGCTCGTCGCCTGGCGCAGATGAATGCGACGGTGCTCGTTCCGTTGGCGCCGGACATGAATTCGGTCATCTCGCTTGGTGCCATCGAAAAGTTCTTTGCGGAGATCAAAGACGGCCAAGGTAAAAAGGTGGAGCCGGTGTACTTGCTGAACCGGTTCGACGCAACGCAACGACTGCACCTGGACGTGCGCGAGGTGATGCGGCAGCAGTTGGGCGACCGCCTGCTCCCATTTGTGATTCGCCGCGCCGCTTCGGTTCCCGAGGCGTTGGCAGAAGGAATGACCGTGATGGATTACGCGACGGATTCTTCGGTGGCAGAAGATTACCGCAACCTGGCGGCATGGTTGAAGGCGCAGAAGGCGCCTGCGGTCCATGCGCAAAAGACCGCACGATGGAGTGAGCAATGA
- the bcsZ gene encoding cellulose synthase complex periplasmic endoglucanase BcsZ, with the protein MATLSLSLTSGCRAQKPWPLWNSYANQFIDQQGRVIDHGAVDRTTSEGQAYALFFALVSNDRARFDKLAEWTENNLAGGDLTQRLPAWSWGKASDGSWHVLDANSASDADLWMAYTFCEAGRLWHVDRYRTLGKTLANRIAQQEIVLLPSGTTVMLPGSQGFHPSATTWFLNPSYTPPSLLEYFARQNPQGPWAQVLAALPEIVRTSGGFAMDWMAATQDAGIGPSAPPMTVATLTADQKAPTPVGSYDAIRVYLWAGIADPHTPQVSQELASLSGMANFLSAGAVTPPLKVGPEGQVIDSAAPPGFSAAVLPFLLASNRKDAEKVQHDRLTATLDEKSGLYGRSGLYYDQNLALFALGYEESRYRFEANGQLRLKWK; encoded by the coding sequence GTGGCGACGTTGTCGCTTTCGCTGACCTCCGGTTGCCGCGCGCAGAAGCCCTGGCCGCTGTGGAACAGCTACGCGAATCAGTTCATCGATCAGCAAGGGCGTGTGATCGACCACGGCGCCGTAGACCGCACCACCTCGGAAGGACAAGCCTACGCATTGTTCTTCGCGCTCGTTTCCAACGACCGCGCGCGCTTCGACAAACTCGCCGAGTGGACGGAGAATAACCTCGCCGGAGGAGACCTGACGCAGCGCTTGCCCGCATGGAGCTGGGGCAAGGCAAGCGATGGCTCCTGGCATGTGCTCGACGCCAACTCGGCCTCGGACGCTGATCTGTGGATGGCCTACACCTTCTGCGAAGCCGGTCGTCTGTGGCACGTGGACCGCTACAGAACGCTCGGCAAGACGCTGGCCAACCGCATCGCGCAGCAGGAGATCGTGCTGCTGCCTTCGGGCACGACGGTCATGCTTCCCGGATCGCAGGGTTTTCACCCCTCAGCGACCACGTGGTTCCTGAATCCGAGCTACACCCCGCCTTCGCTGCTTGAGTACTTCGCCCGGCAGAATCCGCAAGGACCCTGGGCACAGGTGTTGGCGGCTTTGCCTGAGATCGTACGCACCTCGGGTGGTTTCGCAATGGACTGGATGGCCGCAACGCAGGACGCGGGCATCGGGCCTTCCGCGCCTCCGATGACCGTGGCTACCCTTACTGCAGATCAAAAAGCTCCAACGCCCGTGGGGAGCTACGACGCGATCCGCGTCTACCTCTGGGCAGGCATCGCCGATCCGCACACGCCGCAGGTCTCGCAGGAGCTCGCGAGCTTGAGTGGCATGGCGAATTTCTTGAGCGCAGGTGCTGTAACTCCGCCGCTGAAGGTCGGACCTGAAGGACAGGTTATTGATTCTGCTGCACCTCCGGGGTTTTCTGCCGCCGTGCTTCCGTTCCTGCTCGCTTCGAATCGCAAAGACGCGGAGAAGGTTCAACACGATCGCCTGACCGCGACGCTCGATGAGAAGTCCGGGCTCTACGGTCGTTCCGGTCTTTACTACGACCAGAACCTCGCGCTCTTCGCGTTGGGATATGAAGAGTCCAGGTATCGCTTTGAGGCCAACGGACAGCTCCGTCTAAAGTGGAAATAG
- the hldE gene encoding bifunctional D-glycero-beta-D-manno-heptose-7-phosphate kinase/D-glycero-beta-D-manno-heptose 1-phosphate adenylyltransferase HldE, translated as MIEDVHKILQLLEGGFSDLHVLVVGDLMLDRYILGEVDRISPEAPVPVLRHAQRYERPGGAANVAMNLAGLGCKVVLGGFWGRDAECNELRATLEKAGIDTVGVVSTTLPTVSKTRIIGRNQQLLRLDIESREKPSAEEAAELEKTAVALVEKVNVVVLSDYAKGALTTSLCEAVIRAARRRGVPVLADPKTPDFSKYSGATCVCPNLNELSVATGVPQHELPALIDAGGEQRREHDIEYLVVTMSEKGIRVLRDGPSFHSPARAREVFDVSGAGDTVIAMLAAGFAGGLNIERSVELANLAAGIVVGKVGTVPIAGHELVSLLTPSMGLSGADKVLDRHRMAQRVAEWRAGGESIVFTNGCFDLLHVGHVTLLEDCRRFGTKLVLGLNTDASISRLKGPSRPVVGQNERARVMAALAAVDAVVLFDEDTPLEVIQELQPDVLVKGGDYSVETVVGHEVVAARGGRVEIVPTVEGFSTTNIVRKLSAQGPTC; from the coding sequence ATGATCGAAGACGTTCACAAGATTCTGCAGTTGCTTGAAGGCGGGTTCTCTGACCTGCACGTGTTGGTGGTGGGCGACCTGATGCTCGACCGCTACATCCTCGGCGAAGTCGATCGCATCTCGCCGGAGGCCCCTGTGCCGGTACTGCGCCACGCGCAGCGGTATGAGCGCCCGGGCGGCGCGGCGAACGTTGCGATGAACCTCGCGGGCCTCGGCTGCAAGGTCGTCCTCGGCGGGTTCTGGGGGCGCGATGCGGAGTGCAATGAGCTGCGCGCGACGCTGGAGAAGGCAGGCATCGACACGGTCGGCGTGGTATCGACGACGCTGCCGACGGTCTCCAAGACACGCATTATCGGCCGCAACCAGCAGTTGCTGCGCCTCGACATCGAAAGCCGCGAGAAACCGTCGGCGGAAGAAGCCGCTGAACTCGAGAAGACCGCGGTTGCGTTGGTCGAGAAGGTGAACGTCGTTGTTCTTTCGGATTATGCCAAGGGCGCGCTGACCACTTCGCTCTGCGAAGCCGTGATTCGCGCAGCCCGCAGGCGCGGCGTGCCGGTGCTGGCGGACCCGAAGACCCCAGACTTTTCCAAGTACAGCGGCGCGACCTGCGTCTGCCCGAACCTGAACGAGCTTTCCGTGGCGACCGGCGTGCCGCAGCATGAACTCCCGGCCCTGATTGACGCCGGTGGCGAGCAGCGCCGCGAGCATGACATCGAGTACCTCGTGGTCACGATGAGCGAGAAGGGCATTCGCGTGCTGCGCGACGGCCCGAGCTTCCACTCGCCGGCACGAGCGCGCGAAGTCTTCGATGTCTCCGGCGCAGGCGACACCGTGATCGCGATGCTGGCCGCCGGATTCGCGGGCGGTCTGAACATCGAGCGTTCGGTGGAACTGGCCAACCTGGCCGCGGGCATCGTCGTGGGCAAGGTCGGCACGGTGCCGATCGCGGGCCACGAGCTGGTGAGCCTGCTGACCCCGTCGATGGGGCTTTCCGGCGCGGACAAGGTGCTGGACCGCCATCGCATGGCGCAGCGCGTGGCGGAGTGGCGCGCTGGCGGAGAGTCGATCGTCTTCACGAACGGCTGTTTTGATCTGCTGCACGTCGGCCACGTCACGCTACTGGAAGATTGCCGCCGCTTCGGCACGAAACTGGTGCTGGGGTTGAACACCGATGCGTCGATCTCGCGCCTGAAGGGGCCGAGCCGCCCGGTGGTCGGGCAGAATGAGCGCGCTCGCGTGATGGCCGCGCTCGCCGCGGTGGACGCAGTCGTGCTGTTCGACGAAGACACCCCGCTCGAAGTGATTCAGGAGCTGCAGCCGGATGTGCTGGTAAAGGGCGGCGACTACTCCGTGGAAACCGTTGTAGGCCATGAGGTTGTGGCTGCTCGCGGGGGCCGCGTGGAGATCGTACCGACGGTCGAGGGCTTCTCGACGACGAACATCGTACGCAAGCTCTCGGCGCAGGGGCCGACCTGCTAG